From bacterium, a single genomic window includes:
- the efp gene encoding elongation factor P — translation MKGIEIRKGVVILHNGAPHKVMEFHHHTPPKTKAMVQTKLRNLLTGTQTEVRFSSTEDVTEADVFTVGATYLYSDTSGFHFMNGDTYEQVTFDEETLGDARYYLQDGMAVQITLYEEQPIGIQLPTTVILTVVETEPAIKGATATNSPKPAKTDTGLTVSVPPFVTEGERIVINTSEGTYVSRADS, via the coding sequence ATGAAAGGCATTGAAATACGAAAAGGGGTGGTGATTCTTCATAATGGAGCACCTCACAAAGTTATGGAATTTCATCACCACACGCCCCCGAAAACGAAGGCGATGGTACAGACAAAGCTTCGAAACCTTCTGACCGGGACACAAACTGAAGTGCGATTCAGCTCAACGGAAGATGTAACAGAGGCGGATGTATTCACTGTTGGCGCTACGTATCTCTACTCTGATACCAGTGGATTTCACTTTATGAATGGCGATACCTATGAACAGGTTACTTTTGATGAAGAGACCCTTGGAGATGCCCGCTATTACCTCCAGGATGGAATGGCTGTTCAAATAACGCTCTATGAGGAGCAACCCATTGGAATTCAATTGCCAACAACGGTAATTCTTACAGTGGTAGAAACAGAACCTGCAATCAAGGGCGCCACTGCCACTAACTCTCCGAAGCCAGCAAAAACCGATACGGGACTGACGGTGAGCGTACCTCCGTTCGTAACAGAGGGAGAGAGAATAGTGATCAATACCTCTGAAGGAACGTATGTGAGCCGGGCTGACTCGTAA